Part of the Cottoperca gobio chromosome 1, fCotGob3.1, whole genome shotgun sequence genome, GTGCGCGTGCTTTACCGTCAACATTTCTCTTCACATGCACAGTTGGaaaccatttttttaaattgtttttattgagtTGAATTGTATTTTCAGCACACCATTTAAGAATATGAGGCACACAAGGAAGATGAGCTGCTAATTTCTAGAGTCAACATCACATAAAAACTGGGAAGGTTCTTCATTTTTAGTCAAGAGTCCCTTTAAATGTTAACTATTCATATCAAGTCATGAGCAGTGGGTGCATTGAATAAATCATGTACATCTCCACTTGGTGGTGCTCTAAGCTTTTAGGCGTGGTCATTTTACAAACCAGCAACTCTGGAATGAcagcttttaaattaaaaaatatatccaaCGGTCACTTTCAATGCCATACCTTACTATTATCTAAGATATTACACATTCGAAGTTTAACAGTTTACAACATTCATTAAAGTTACAGCTAGTTACAATATCACTTCCAGCAGTTCTCgtttacactcacacacttttgTAACTCTTCAGGTTTGCAGCTTTGCAGTAGATGCTGAAGCAGTGTGGGATGCTTAAATGGTAAATATATTGTGAATATATAGCAAAGTGTGCATCTAAACATCACAAGTGAAACAGCAGGAATAACTGTAGAATGGTAAATATGGTTTAAAATCTCCAGCACTGAGGTAAACTCAATCCAAAACATGTAAAACTGGCTCTGGATCCATATCTACATCCCCAAAACAGATTGATGGCTAAACAAACTCAAAGTGGAGGTTAGAGTTTGGCATTAAGCCTGCAGATGATTCAAATAAAGACGGATTCATCAGTAGGTAACAGTATCTGTGGTCCAACTGGCAGAAAACACATTGGTAAAATTGTCATTAAAGTCAAGCCTGTATTAAATCAATAATCCCTTCTGGAGTAATTAACACATTACGTGATATGCTGGTTGGACATATTAGTCTCAGTTGGTGCTGTATATGAGCGTATGTCTATCAGTGCTACTCCGGCTTGGGCTGCAGCTTATTCTTCTCTGGCTCGAAGAAGTTTTCAACAATGGCATCAACCAGTTCATCCAGCTCCTTCTTCAGGTGCGTCACATCACTGTTGAGTCAGAGGCGAAAACAAAAGATGACAATGAAGTAACTTTTAGAGACATTTAGCATTTAAACAATGAGGCAATCCATAGAAAAGTAACAGCCAATTATGTTGACAATCTGTTAGTTGTTTAAGCCGTGTGCATCACTTTAAAACAGTAGCTCTGATGTCCTTAGAGGACAACATTGCCCAAAAGTGTCCCGATTGTCAAAAAATGTGGTTTCAATTGGGACATTTTTTTGGGACCTTTAGggtctgttgttatggacttaTTACAGCTATGGTGGAACTtccaaaataaaattaaaaaagcaaaattGTGCCAGAAACAACcaaaattatcaaaatatttaaaaagccaaaaatgtcccaagtgaggcacaagggttacATAAtgtttcaagcaaaaatgtaaCAGTTCTTTGTTCCAACTTCACCAAGGTGATGATTTTCTGAGTATAAACGATGAATCGATAATTATTCGACCTGAAGGTATTTGTAATTTCCTGGCCTGGTCTCTACGGCGACCCACCTGTTACCAGGAGCAGCACAGAGTTCAGTATAGTATTTGATTTTTGGCTCAGTGCCGCTGGTCCTCATGGTGGCCACACCCCCGTTGGAGAAGGTAAAGGTGATCATCTGACTGGACCTGGAGGTGGGAAGAACCTGGGACACAAGAGGAAGGAGTGATGAATGGATCGAAGGAAAAACAAGATccaaaaggaaggaaggaagttgTCTGTTTGGAAGGACAACTAAAGGGGAATTCTGCATATACACATTCACTTGCATACAATACGAGAATGGAGCTCACATATTCAGTTCTCTGTATCATTTTGTAACTACTGCAGCAGTAAACTGCCCTTCTTCAACGAGTAACTAAAAACAGAACCTGGAAAAGTGGGTTCATTTAATGAATGTTTTCCAAATTCATCAGTATAGTACTAGTGCACTTAATTAACCTTAAAAACACCAACAGTCCAGGTTCAAACCTGCCATACCTCATTTCTCTTTGGCCACTGGAGGGCAGTGGACACAACTTTGACATATCGTCAACTTTTAAGTTGATATAGTGAACTTTTTTGCAAACAGTTGTCTATTTATACGATGgtgtattagggccattgtagataaaacaaataataattacgGAGTTAGGGCAGGGGGTTAATATTAAGGGGGAGATTAAGGTCATACATTTACAGGAAAACACTCAAATATTCTTTCAGATTTAAGTCAATTTacgagaaagaaaaaactaatttaggAGAAAAGAAACCACATCGCTTCTCTTTGCAGGGTTGTATTAACCTCATCACATCACAGACGCCACCGGTATTTGGGGAATGTCACACGCACACGTTAGTGAGGAGGTGCAACAGAATGGAACATGGAAATAATCTTAAATCAGTCCAGTGCGTTGTAGTTCCTGATGCACAAAATCTTTCACCTCATCCAAATCAGTATGTTGTTTTGAATCGGCCAAATTCAAGGCAATATCTCTTCAATGTCTGTGTGCTTATGATAATATGATGATATCATATCATTCATTGCTGGCACAATACATGGCAATTAGCCAGCCTTACATCCAACAATTATGGAGCAATATTATCAATTTGGAGTCGTATTTCTAACTATGTTTTGTCATAGTTATTGCTTAAAAcagttatacagtatatctattaGCAGACAACATACCATAAAGTGATGCAAGTGTCTGTCCTGCTCTAAATGGATGTACTGTACATGCGTGCACTTACAGCCTTGTTACTGGGCTGGTTGCTGTCGTAGCCTGTGGTCAAGTCTCGTACAGCAGAGATGGAGAAGCGACCACATTCAGTGGGATACGAGTCTTTCTGGCCACTGTAGCTGCGCAGGCGCTCGAACATGCTGCAGATCACATCCTGGTCGTGGCAGATGAAATAGGAGTTCTTACTGATGTGGTAGCCGTACCTGACGAtgaggagtagagagagagagacttagaGTCTCCAGTTTTCATTTATAGAGCTTAGTAATATAAATCAAAGCCAGATGAGTATAATGTGTCTTACTCTTCATAGATGTTCGTGACTTGTTGAGAAAGGCTTGAGCTTTTCGTGGCCAGATAGGAAATCATCTCTCCTGCTATGGCTGCAGCACTCACTCCATCCTTGTCCAATACAAAGGGACTACACATAtaccctaaacacacacacacacacacacacacacacacacacacacacacacacacacacacacacacacacacacacttttagcaACTGTGTGTGCAAAGGCATGTGTTTTCAATTACAGCACCTTAATCATGTTATATAGGAAAGCTCTAAAATATGTGATGCTGTGGGTTTGTGTGAACATCTGTCATAACCTCAAACGATCTTTAAGCCAGACAGTCCAATGTGTGTGACCGCTAACTAACTAAGACCAAGATCCTCAGTTAACACGTCTGATATGTTCATGTACAGTATGGTGAGTACACCAGTGTACAAACAATAGACATTTGCTGCTATACGCATCGTCATGCAGGAGGCACAGAGGAAGCTTCTGAAGAAGTTAAAGCAAGATATAGATCGATATAAAGACAAATTACAGGAGGAAactgcatttttattgtttttaaaacaaactttacTATTctatatgttttcatttaaaatgtgtgtaaatgaaaAGTGCTTCAATAACatctaaatgttaatgtttttatgcagtattaaaagttatttataCGCGTACTCTTCTATCATCGAGCATGGTTTCTCAATAACCCTCCCCAGGTTTAGATCTTGTGAGGAGACACAAGGATTTTGTTAGGACTTAAGTTGTTCTTGCCCGCCATCTCCCCAAGATATATTTACAGCAGATGAATACTTTCAGGCAGATCAAATCAACTTATCTGGTGACGTTGTGGAGATCATTAGAAGAAAAAACTTGGTGTGGTGTGTAGTGATTGCAGTGTCTCAAGGTCATGTTGACAGTCCACACACAGGCAGCGCCAGAGGAAAGCACCAGCCTTGTTGACCCActacatgatgtgtgtgtgtgtgttctgggaCATGATTTTGGTGAAATTTGAGTGTTTGCGAAGGGAGTGGATCGTGACACAAGGATAGAGTAAGGGGCTAGGGATTTAATGTAGCGGGGAATCTCCACAAGAAGGCtaagtctgtgtgtttgcttgcaCGCACGCACTTTTCACACCTAAAAGCAAACTCTTCTTCAGCCTTGTTCTGTTGAAGGAGTGTAGGAGACCGTGTATCTCGAACAAATACATGAGTCTcttcagagagagtgtgtgtgtgtgtgtgtgtgtgtgtgtgtgtgtgtgtgtgtgtgtgtgtgtgtgtgtgtgtgtgtgtgtgtgtgtgtacctatggCCTCCTCAAAGGCAAACAGCACAGTCTTGCCCTGGTCCAAAAGGTCTTTGGCTCTGTTTCCCATCCATTTGAACCCTGTAAGTGTTTCCTGTTCAAGCGTAATATTAAATGTTGAAGCCGACCAAtaataaaagtgcattttctaCTGCATCATAAAAATGCATTAGCCACATTTCCTCTTAAAATACGAGTGTTGAAAGTACTTTATGAGCATTCATTGCAAGACAATTTGATTACTTGAAAATGAGGCTGTCTTCTTGTAGCAGTAAACACTTCAACACTACGTCCTGGTCAGAtcttataaaaacaaacatttagtaCAGTATGTAACAAAGTCTTGAACTTGAGTAATGTCACCTCAAAGTGGAAGCCTTCCTTGAGAGCGATGGCGCGCAGTATCTTTGATGAAACGGTGCTCGACAGCATGTAGAGGTTTTTCACAGCAGCACCATCAGAGTTTTGCTGTTTCCAGCAGCGGAACATCCACCAGCCGAGCAACGCTCCCAACTCATTACCACTGAACACCCGCCACTGtccactgacacacagagacgGGGGTTATTTAAGTGCAGCATTCAAACAGACAACACACTTATATATCACCAATCTGTGTTGTTCTAAGCATTTCTTTGGTATTTGCTATGGAAATGTGAAGGTTTCATTAACACAAGGAGTTCACAATCTGCATTACTCAAAAATGACACATGATGGATTTTTAAGGAGTATTCTgatatttttaaatttaattaaaacaaataaagggggattcagtattttcttttctactGTATATTCTTGACAGTGTGGAGAAGTTGAGACAATGGTGTCGGGAGAAAACAACTTGCAGAACATATAATTGCAACAGTTAACTTAATAATtcaatgtgaaaaagaaaagacatatTCAAAACATTACAGTGTTTTTGGTTTATTTCTAAGTTTCTGAATACGGCCATGGTTCTAATTTATCTTCGGGGTCGACTCACTTGCCACAACCCTCATCACGTCAGTCAGAGATTTACAACATGTAGAAACTCTTTAAAAAGCAGAGCCAAGTTCTCACACCTGTAGCGTGTGTAGAGTGGAATGAGTGCAAAGCATGTTTTGTTGGCAGAGATATAAACAGGTTACAGAGAAAACTACTTACTCATTGTTCTAAAGAAACTTTACCATTCTATaagttttgattacatttttttaaattttattttaatgctagGAATTTCTTTTCATCAAATCTTAAAATGTATCTTGTGACATTGTGGACAGCAAGACAACGTGACGAAGAACATAATCAGTCTATTGTCTAATTCAACATtgttaacataaaaacacaacagtcatttacacaaacacagacctcTCCTGCTTCTCAGCTATGGCCAGGCGATCCGCATCAGGGTCATTCGCCAACACAACAGCggccccctccctctctgccagTGCAAACGACAGTGTCTGCAAAACACGCACGCATTACACCTTCAGCCTAAAAACACACCGTGTACTATGACTGCATGTGATGTGAATGATCAGAACACACCAGgactccctctccttcctcaggATTGGGGTATTTGACGGTGGGGAATTCAGGGTCTGGATCTTTCTGTTCCTTTACAGCATATGGAGGGTGAAGGTCAAAGGCCTTGAAAGCTGACTGGACAAATGTGTGGCCGACGCCGTGCACAGATGTATGCACGATTTTCACCTCTGAACTCTTGTTTATGTCCCTG contains:
- the pgm2 gene encoding phosphopentomutase encodes the protein MENKPSSTGDTKLDQAVRQWLQFDKNPKTASMVQDLVKEGAVEALKKCFSSRMEFGTAGLRAAMGPGTSCMNDLTIIQTTQGFCRYLEESLDNFKKRGVVIGYDARAHPPSGGSSKRFASLAAAVFISRGVSVHLFSDIVPTPFVPFTVSHLGLCAGIMVTASHNPKQDNGYKVYWENGAQIVSPHDKGISKAIEENLEPWPESWSTEEALKSPLLKDPYQDIHTQYFKAIQKHCHHRDINKSSEVKIVHTSVHGVGHTFVQSAFKAFDLHPPYAVKEQKDPDPEFPTVKYPNPEEGEGVLTLSFALAEREGAAVVLANDPDADRLAIAEKQESGQWRVFSGNELGALLGWWMFRCWKQQNSDGAAVKNLYMLSSTVSSKILRAIALKEGFHFEETLTGFKWMGNRAKDLLDQGKTVLFAFEEAIGYMCSPFVLDKDGVSAAAIAGEMISYLATKSSSLSQQVTNIYEEYGYHISKNSYFICHDQDVICSMFERLRSYSGQKDSYPTECGRFSISAVRDLTTGYDSNQPSNKAVLPTSRSSQMITFTFSNGGVATMRTSGTEPKIKYYTELCAAPGNSDVTHLKKELDELVDAIVENFFEPEKNKLQPKPE